In one Platichthys flesus chromosome 3, fPlaFle2.1, whole genome shotgun sequence genomic region, the following are encoded:
- the ubac1 gene encoding ubiquitin-associated domain-containing protein 1 isoform X1, whose amino-acid sequence MFVQEEKIFAGKVLKIHICTMDGAEWLEEVTEDTTVDKLKEKCLKHYVHGSLEDPKTLTHHKLIHAATERVLTDNKTVADENLKDRDVLLLIKKRPPPTAPKMAEVSSDEKKKQDNKAPDKDAILKATGNLSTRHTDRTVTQHNIRDFQTELRKILVSLIEVAQKLLALNPDAVELFKKANAMLDEDEEDRVDETALQQLTEMGFPESRAIKSLRLNHMSVTQAMEWLIEHVDDPSIDTPLPAQDSSGSAGATAAATAAATAAATAGATAGATAGATAGARAGATAGATAGATTGPLATAATSLSALASASALASLSASASASASACGPNLLRSLSSQSGTEESSRQDELTEIFKRIRRKREFRPDSRAVIALMEMGFDEKEVVDALRVNNNQQDAACEWLLGDRKPSPEDLDKGIDTNSPLFQAILENPVVQLGLTNPKTLLAFEDMLENPLNSTQWMNDPETGPVMLQISRIFQTLNRT is encoded by the exons GTGCTTGAAACAT TATGTACACGGAAGTCTAGAAGACCCCAAAACACTTACCCACCACAAACTTATTCATGCTGCTACAGAAAGAGTTCTCACGGACAATAAAACAGTCGCTGATGAAAATCTCAAAGATAGAG acGTTTTGCTGCTCATAAAGAAAAGACCCCCACCGACTGCTCCAAAGATGGCAGAAGTTAGTTCAGATGAAAAG AAGAAACAAGATAACAAAGCTCCAGACAAAGATGCTATTCTTAAAGCCACCGGCAACCTCTCCACCCGCCACACTGACCGCACTGTTACCCAGCACAATATCAGAGAT TTTCAGACAGAGCTCAGAAAAATCTTGGTTTCTCTCATTGAAGTTGCCCAGAAGCTTCTTGCCTTGAACCCTGATGCAGTTGAACTCTTCAAAAAGGCAAACG CGATgttggatgaagatgaagaggatcGGGTGGATGAAACGGCGCTTCAGCAGCTCACTGAGATGGGTTTCCCTGAGAGCAGGGCCATCAAGTCTCTCAGACTAAACCA CATGTCAGTGACCCAGGCCATGGAGTGGCTGATTGAACATGTAGACGACCCCTCTATAGACACCCCACTACCAGCCCAGGACTCTTCTGGGTCAGCAGGAGCCACGGCAGCAGCCACGGCAGCAGCAACGGCAGCAGCCACGGCAGGAGCCACGGCAGGAGCCACGGCAGGAGCCACGGCAGGAGCCAGGGCAGGAGCCACTGCAGGAGCCACTGCAGGAGCCACAACAGGCCCCTTAGCCACAGCCGCAACCTCACTCTCCGCATTAGCCTCCGCATCAGCCCTTGCATCATTGTCCGCATCAGCCTCCGCCTCCGCTTCAGCTTGTGGTCCCAACCTTCTCCGCAGCCTCTCTAGCCAGTCGGGCACAGAGGAGAGTAGTCGGCAGGACGAGCTCACAGAGATCTTCAAGAGGATCCGCAGGAAACGGGAGTTCAGACCGGACTCAAGA gCTGTCATTGCATTGATGGAGATGGGCTTTGATGAGAAGGAGGTGGTTGATGCTCTGAGAGTCAATAACAACCAACAGGATGCCGCG TGCGAGTGGCTACTGGGAGACAGGAAACCTTCTCCAGAGGATCTAGACAAAGGCATCGACACCAACAGCCCACTGTTCCAAGCCATACTGGAGAATCCAGTGGTCCAGCTGGGTCTAACCAATCCCAAGACTCTGCTCG CGTTTGAAGACATGCTGGAGAATCCTCTCAACAGCACCCAGTGGATGAACGACCCTGAGACTGGTCCCGTCATGCTCCAAATATCCAGAATCTTCCAAACACTTAATCGCACATAG
- the ubac1 gene encoding ubiquitin-associated domain-containing protein 1 isoform X2: protein MFVQEEKIFAGKVLKIHICTMDGAEWLEEVTEDTTVDKLKEKCLKHYVHGSLEDPKTLTHHKLIHAATERVLTDNKTVADENLKDRDVLLLIKKRPPPTAPKMAEVSSDEKKKQDNKAPDKDAILKATGNLSTRHTDRTVTQHNIRDFQTELRKILVSLIEVAQKLLALNPDAVELFKKANAMLDEDEEDRVDETALQQLTEMGFPESRAIKSLRLNHMSVTQAMEWLIEHVDDPSIDTPLPAQDSSGSAGATAAATAAATAAATAGATAGATAGATAGARAGATAGATAGATTGPLATAATSLSALASASALASLSASASASASACGPNLLRSLSSQSGTEESSRQDELTEIFKRIRRKREFRPDSRAVIALMEMGFDEKEVVDALRVNNNQQDAAVVFGPLLHISLKQFPNFLCLV from the exons GTGCTTGAAACAT TATGTACACGGAAGTCTAGAAGACCCCAAAACACTTACCCACCACAAACTTATTCATGCTGCTACAGAAAGAGTTCTCACGGACAATAAAACAGTCGCTGATGAAAATCTCAAAGATAGAG acGTTTTGCTGCTCATAAAGAAAAGACCCCCACCGACTGCTCCAAAGATGGCAGAAGTTAGTTCAGATGAAAAG AAGAAACAAGATAACAAAGCTCCAGACAAAGATGCTATTCTTAAAGCCACCGGCAACCTCTCCACCCGCCACACTGACCGCACTGTTACCCAGCACAATATCAGAGAT TTTCAGACAGAGCTCAGAAAAATCTTGGTTTCTCTCATTGAAGTTGCCCAGAAGCTTCTTGCCTTGAACCCTGATGCAGTTGAACTCTTCAAAAAGGCAAACG CGATgttggatgaagatgaagaggatcGGGTGGATGAAACGGCGCTTCAGCAGCTCACTGAGATGGGTTTCCCTGAGAGCAGGGCCATCAAGTCTCTCAGACTAAACCA CATGTCAGTGACCCAGGCCATGGAGTGGCTGATTGAACATGTAGACGACCCCTCTATAGACACCCCACTACCAGCCCAGGACTCTTCTGGGTCAGCAGGAGCCACGGCAGCAGCCACGGCAGCAGCAACGGCAGCAGCCACGGCAGGAGCCACGGCAGGAGCCACGGCAGGAGCCACGGCAGGAGCCAGGGCAGGAGCCACTGCAGGAGCCACTGCAGGAGCCACAACAGGCCCCTTAGCCACAGCCGCAACCTCACTCTCCGCATTAGCCTCCGCATCAGCCCTTGCATCATTGTCCGCATCAGCCTCCGCCTCCGCTTCAGCTTGTGGTCCCAACCTTCTCCGCAGCCTCTCTAGCCAGTCGGGCACAGAGGAGAGTAGTCGGCAGGACGAGCTCACAGAGATCTTCAAGAGGATCCGCAGGAAACGGGAGTTCAGACCGGACTCAAGA gCTGTCATTGCATTGATGGAGATGGGCTTTGATGAGAAGGAGGTGGTTGATGCTCTGAGAGTCAATAACAACCAACAGGATGCCGCG GTGGTGTTTGGCCCACTGCTGCATATATCCCTTAAACAATTCCCAAACTTCCTGTGCTTGGTTTAA